The genomic DNA TTGAGCATAATAGAATTTGAAGAGGGTATTGGTAAAGTGAAACAATTTGCAGATATAAGTCACTTTCAATAAATGTAAAAAAGGCCGCAAAACGGCCTTTTTTTGGTGGTATAAAAACTAGCAGTTACGTTTTTTATACCAGAAGTGATCAAATTTCTTATTTTTGCAAGATGGGAATTTATGTCCGCCTTTGCAATCATTCCATTTGTGCCCATCATCGTGACAGTCTTTACCATGATCACATGAATCATCGCAAGAGCCGCCGTGTCCGTGAGGGAAGAATTCGCATTTTTTACAGTAACATCGTTTAGTCCAGTAAAATTTCTTTTCAAAACGTACACATTTTGTAACGAAAGTACAATGTTTTCTACGCGTACGTTTTGTAACTAAAACGCATTCTTTTCTACGTGTTACTTTCGTAACGAACGTCCATTTTTGAACGCGTACACGAGTACATTTCGTAACAAATGTCCACTTTTTAACGTGAGTACATTTTGTAACAAATGTACAATGTTTCACACGAGTACATCTTGTTCTTGGGCATTTACAATCGTCGCTACACTCAATTTTTGAAGAGCAATCGTCATCACATTCGAATGTGCTTGGATCTTGGTGTAAGAAATCCTCCATCCCAGCACTTTTGATTTCTTCAACAGCTTTTCTAATATCACGTTTCATAGAAATCCTCCTTATCATGTATTAAGTTGAAAAGGTATTCTTTTTCCTTAACATGATATGAGAGATGACGTCTTTCTGAACAGGACAAGAGTGTAATTTTCTATAAATAGATGATAGCGGATGTATGGACAAGACAAGGCGCATACATTGAATGAAGAGAACTGAGAAGGGATGAGAAAATATGTTACCTTCATATGATTTTTTTGTTCATCCAATGTACTTAGTGGAATTGAAAAAAGACATTTGGTCAGATAGTCCAGTGCCAGCAAAATTAACTTATGGAAAAAAGAAATATGACATTGATATCGTATACCGAGGAGCTCATATTCGTGAGTTTGAGAAAAAATCTTATCATGTTATGTTTTATAAACCAAAAAAATTTCAAGGTGCGAAAGAGTTTCATTTGAATTCTGAGTTTATGGATCCGTCTCTCATACGAAATAAACTATCGCTAGACTTTTTTCATAACATTGGTGTACTTTCGCCAAAATCACAACATGTATTTATAAAAATTAATGGTCAAATTCAAGGTGTGTATTTACAGTTAGAATCGGTTGATGAAAACTTTTTGAAAAATAGAGGATTACCGAGTGGTTCTATTTATTATGCGATAGATGATGATGCGAATTTTTCATTAATGAGTGAACGAGATAAAGATGTTAAGACGGAGCTCTTTGCGGGTTATGAATTTAAATATTCGAATGAAAATAGTGAAGAACAACTGAGTGAATTTGTATTTCAAGCGAATACTTTGACGAGGGAAGCCTATGAAAAAGAGATTGGGAAGTTTCTACATGTAGATAAATATTTACGATGGTTAGCAGGAGTTATTTTTACGCAAAACTTTGATGGTTTTGTCCATAACTATGCACTATATCATAACGATGAAACAAATTTATTTGAAGTTATACCGTGGGATTATGATGCGACTTGGGGGCGAGATGTACAAGGGAGACCGCTTAATCATGAATATATCCGCATTCAAGGGTATAACACGCTAAGTGCAAGATTGTTAGACATACCTGTGTTTAGAAAGCAGTATCGAAGTATTTTAGAAGAAATATTAGAAGACCAATTTACAGTTTCGTTTATGAGGCCGAAAGTAGAAGGATTGTGTGAATTGATTCGTCCATATTTACTACAAGATCCATATATGAAAGAAAAATTAGAAACATTTGATCAAGAGGCTGATATGATTTATGAATATATAAATAAAAGAAGAAAATATATACAAGACCACTTATATGAATTGGATTAATTTTGAAAGAGATTGAAACGTTATCAATCTCTTTTTTTTGTATAATAAAGATGTATCAATAAAAGTGAAGTAATATATTTGAAAGAGAATGGGGATGCGGATATATGACGATTAAATGGATTGATTGGGTAAAACAAATACAATCTATAACCCAAGCAGGTTTAACGTATTCTAAGGATGTGTACGATATAGAACGCTTCCAACAATTACGAGACATTTCGATTTCGATGATGTCACATTACACAAAAACTGATTGGGAAGTTGTAGAGAAATTATTTGCAAGTGAGACAGGCTATCAAACACCTAAAGTTGATATAAGAGCAGTTGTTTTTCAAAATGAAAAGTTATTATTTGTGAAAGAAAAAAGCGATGGGAAATGGGCATTGCCAGGTGGATGGGCTGATGTCGGTTATACGCCAACCGAAGTTGCAGCAAAAGAGGTTGTCGAAGAGACGGGTTATGAGGTAGATCATTTTAAGTTACTAGCTATATTTGATAAAGAAAAACATCAACCATCTCCATCGGCGACGCATGTATATAAGATTTTCATTGGATGCGAGATTATTGGTGGAGAAAAGAAAACTAGCATTGAAACAGAAGAGGTGGAGTTTTTTGGTGAAAATGAATTGCCTAATTTATCAATTGCTAGAAATACAGAAGACCAAATTAAAGAGATGTTTGCCTACATGAAAGACCCGCAGAAAGAGAAATTAATAGATTAATCCTGCTTGAATTGTACATATTGTTAAAATGAAGATATTGGCAGATTGCAGCCTTTATGTAATAATGGGATGGTATGTGAAGAAAAAAGGAGATAAAAAAGAACATGTTAGCAAACATAATAGATCAGTTATTGCAATTTTTTGCAAGCTTAGGTTACTTTGGAGTAGCTCTTGCTTTAATGATTGAAGTAATCCCAAGTGAAATTGTACTTTCGTATGCTGGCTTTTTAGTAGCGGATGGTAAAATTAGTTTTGTGGGTGCAGTTATCGCCGGAACGATTGGTGGTACTTTAGCCCAAATCTTTTTATACTGGCTTGGATACTACGGAGGGCGTCCGGTTGTAGAGAAATATGGGAAATATCTGCTTATTAATAAACACCATTTAGACATAGCGGAAGGTTGGTTTAAGCGTTATGGAGCTGGCGTAATATTTTCTGCGCGCTTTATCCCAGTAGTACGTCATGCAATCTCTATTCCAGCAGGACTAGCTAAGATGCCATTAAAACTATTTACGCTTTATACGGTTGTAGCGATCATTCCATGGTCAATTCTATTTATATACTTAGGTGAAAAACTTGGTGGGAATTGGCGACAAATTAAAGAGTATGCATCTGATTACACACATTACATAATTATAGGAGCTGTTCTTTTTATTGCTCTATACTTCGGTTTAAAATATTTGAAAAAGAAAAAAACAACACGCTAAAGTCAATGATAATTCATTGGCTTTTTTTATTTGTTTCGGTTCGGTTCTAAAAAAAAAGAGTTGTCCATAATGTATAATAATAAAGCGTAGCGGAGGAATGTGATGAAAGGGTCACCGTTTATACGTGGAACGATATTTTTAACGATGGCAACGATGATATCAAAAATGTTAGGGTTTATATATGTTATACCATTTACAGCAATGGTCGGTACGAGTGGGTACGTTTTATATACGTATGCATATCGCCCCTATACAATTATGCTCAGCATTGCGACAATGGGATTACCACTTGCAGTTTCAAAAATGGTATCAAAATATGATCAACTGAATGATTATCATACGGTTAAGAGAGTGTTGAAAAGTGGAATCGTGTTTATGTTTATAATGGGAGTCATTTCGTGTTTTACGTTATATATGCTAGCTCCGCATTTAGCTAAGCTTGTCATCGATGGAAATGATCAAACGGGGAATAGTGTAGGAGCGGTTACTACTAATATTCGAATTGTAAGTTTTGCGTTAATACTTGTGCCAGTAATGAGTTTATTAAGGGGCTTCTTTCAAGGATTCCAATCGATGGGGCCTTCTGCATTAAGTGTAGTTGTAGAGCAATTTTTTCGGGTTTTAACCATTTTAATAGGAAGCTTTGTCGTTTTATATGTTTTAAAAGCGTCTGTTTCATTAGCGGTTGGTATTTCAACGTTCGGTGCATTTATGGGAGCTGTAGGTGGATTAACTGTTTTAAGTGCATATTATATAAGAAGGAGAAGGCACTTAAAGAAAAAAGAGATGGCAAGTATACCACAAACAACAAAATCCTTTTTCTCATTGTATAAGGAGCTCTTTACATATTCTATTCCTTTTGTTGTGGTGGGCTTAGCAATTCCGTTGTATCAGACTATTGATACATTTACAATTAATAAACTACTTATACAAATAGGGTATATGCAAGGAGAAGCGGAAAAAATTAATGCGATAATTGGTCTTGTTCAAATGGTTGTGCTCATCCCGGTATCCGTTGCGACAGCTTTTAGTATGTCTCTCGTACCAGAGATGACGAAAGCTTACACAGCAGGAAATACGAAGCTATTGTACAAACATTTTACGAGAACAAATGTATTAGTAGTAGCGATTACGGTGCCGGCTGCAATTGGAATGATTGTGTTAGCCAAGCCTGTATATACTCTTTTATTCGGTGCTGGAAATGATCCAGAGATGGGGAGAATCATTTTACAGTATTATGCTCCTGCTTGCATACTATTTTCTCTTTTTACAGTAACGGCTGCTATGCTACAAGGAATCAATCAACAGCAGAAGACGGTGCTAGGACTAGTGATTGGAATTATTGTGAAAATAGTTTTAAATATTGTATTGCTTCCGTATTTCGATTATGTAAGTTTTATTATTTCAACATACGCGGGCTATACGATTTCAGTTGGGTTTAACTTGTGGATGCTTTCTAAATATGTTATAAAGGCAACATAAGCTTTTAAGGCAGAGAGCACTCTGTCTTTTTCTATGTTTATAATATTTTTCTTATAAAAACGTTTTCAAAATAATTTTTCTATTGAAATTTAAACGTATGTTTCATATGCTGAGAATGGCGGTTTAAAAACTGTGATTTAAGAGAGGTAGATTCCTACATGTAAAAAGAATCGGGGTGATAGTATGTTAAATATATATTTAACAGACCGAAACGGAAAACTACAAGAGATTGAGGAAATGCAAAAGGGGTGCTGGATTAATGTACTTCATCCAACAGAAGAAGAAATTCAATATCTAGTACAAACTTTAAATGTAGACTTAGATTTCATTAAAGACCCTTTGGATGATGAAGAACGCTCTCGTATTGAAAAGGAAGACAATAATACTTTAATTATCGTGGATATTCCGACAGTTAGACATGACGAAGAAGGAAATTCGATTTATGACACGATTCCAATAGGTATGATTGTGATGCCAGATTGCTTTGTGACAATTTGTTTAGAAGAAAACCCAATTTTTGAACGTTTTATTAATCAACGTATTAAAGAATTTTATACGTTTAAGAAGACGCGCTTTGCACTTCAGCTCTTATATACGATTTCTACTTATTATTTAAGATACTTAAAGCAAATAAATCGAAAAACAATTGATTTAGAGCATCAATTAAATCAGTCAATGAAAAATAAAGAGATTTTCACATTATTAGGCCTTGAGAAAAGTTTAGTATACTTTACAACGTCATTAAAGGCTAATAAAATTGTGATTCAAAAGTTAATGCGTAATAGTACATTTTTAAAAATGTATGAAGACGATCAAGATTTATTAGAAGATGTATTAATTGAAAATAAACAGGCTATTGAAATGGCGGAAATATATAGTCACATTTTAAGTGGAATGATGAATACTTTTAGCTCCGTTATATCAAATAATTTAAATAGTGTTATGAAACTGTTAACGTCAATTACGATCATTTTATCTTTACCGACGATGGTTTCTAGTTTCTTTGGAATGAACGTAAAGGTTCCGTTTGAAGGGGAAGCCCACGGTTTTGTAATTGTACTCATCATATGTGTAACACTATCTTTCACGTTAGCTTTTGTTTTTTGGAAGAAACGTTACTTTTAACGATAAAAAAGCTGCTCTAGCATAGTTATATAACTACGCTAGAGCAGCTTTTTTGCTATGAAATCTCAAATTTTGAATAGAATATAACTTGTACAATGTAATGTATATAAAGGGTATGTATTCCATATAAACCTTGTCCAATTAATGAAATGGGGTTAAAATTACATATTGTTAATGAAAAGTTGGAGGAAATACATCATGGAATTGTTTCAATTACCGAAAGCATTCCTGCAAATGAATACAATTTTTATCTCCATATTGATCGAAGCACTTCCTTTCGTGCTCATTGGTGTATTTATTTCAGGATTCATTCAAATGTTCGTGACAGAAGATATGGTAGCAAAATGGATGCCGAAAAACCGATTTCTGTCTGTTTTAGTAGCTACTTTTTTAGGGATGTTGTTTCCAGGTTGTGAATGTGGAATTGTTCCGATTGTAAGACGATTAATCGGAAAAGGGGTTCCGCCATATGCGGGGATTGCATTTATGTTAACTGGGCCAATTATTAATCCAGTTGTTTTATTTGCAACATACGTTGCCTTTGGAAGTAGTATGCACATGGTATGGTATCGTTCTATTGTAGCGATTATCGTAGCAATTATCGTTGGAATTATATTATCATTTATGTTTAGAGAACATCAATTAAGAGATGATCACTTCCCAGAAGTGAATCATAAGCGTCCATTACGTAAAAAAATGTGGGATGTATGTACGCATGCTGTTGAGGAATTTTTCTCGATGGGAAAATATTTAGTATTAGGTGCGTTAATTGCAGCTGCAGTTCAAACGTTCGTACAAACTTCAACACTTCTTGCTATAGGACAAGGGCCGTTCTCTTCACCAGCTGTTATGATGGGACTTGCTTACATATTATCACTTTGTTCAGAAGCGGATGCGTTTATTGCTTCATCATTCCAAAGTACATTTTCAACAGCATCACTTGTCGCGTTCCTTGTTTACGGACCGATGGTGGATATTAAAAATATGTTTATGATGCTTGCGACATTTAAAACGAAATTTGTAATTGTCGTTACAGTTACAGTTACACTTGTTGTTTATGCAAGCTCACTACTCATTTATGCGATGGGGTGGTAGGTTATGTTTCGAGCGTATATATTATTAGGTTTTACAATATTAATTGCGCAGCTTCATATTTCGGGTAACATTACGAAGTATATCAATATGAAGTATGCTTATTTATCAACAACAGCAGCAATTATTTTAGGTTTCTTAACGATTGTACAAATTATCGTCGTTTTCCAAAAAGAGCACCAAAAGGAAAAAGAGAAAAATGATTGCAGTTGTGACCATAGCCATTGCGGGCATGATCATTCAAAAGATGAGAATACATGGTGGAAAAAAGCATTTTCGTACTCATTGTTTTGTTTTCCGATTATCTCAGGCTTATTTTTCCCGATTGCAACGTTAGATTCAGATATTGTTAAGGCGAAAGGATTTCATTTTCCTGTTGCACAAGCAGAAAGTAAGGATCCATTTATGACAAGACAATTTCTAAGACCTGATACGAGCATTTATTACGGGAAAGAAGGATACCGCGGTGTAATGGAAAAAGGGAAGAAAGAGTTTGTTACGAAAGACAATATTAATTTGAAAGATGAAGACTTCCTAAAGGGTATGGAAACAATTTACAATTATCCTGGCGAGTTTACTGGGAAAAAATTATCTTTTAAAGGGTTTGTTTTTAGAGATGATTCTTCTAAAAAAGAACAATACTTCTTATTCCGTTTCGGTATTATACATTGTGTAGCAGATTCTGGTGTGTATGGTATGTTAGTGAAAAAACCAGAAGGTGTAGAATGGAAAAATGATGATTGGATTCAAATAGAGGGAG from Bacillus cereus G9842 includes the following:
- the exsB gene encoding exosporium protein ExsB; this translates as MKRDIRKAVEEIKSAGMEDFLHQDPSTFECDDDCSSKIECSDDCKCPRTRCTRVKHCTFVTKCTHVKKWTFVTKCTRVRVQKWTFVTKVTRRKECVLVTKRTRRKHCTFVTKCVRFEKKFYWTKRCYCKKCEFFPHGHGGSCDDSCDHGKDCHDDGHKWNDCKGGHKFPSCKNKKFDHFWYKKRNC
- the cotH gene encoding spore coat protein CotH, which encodes MLPSYDFFVHPMYLVELKKDIWSDSPVPAKLTYGKKKYDIDIVYRGAHIREFEKKSYHVMFYKPKKFQGAKEFHLNSEFMDPSLIRNKLSLDFFHNIGVLSPKSQHVFIKINGQIQGVYLQLESVDENFLKNRGLPSGSIYYAIDDDANFSLMSERDKDVKTELFAGYEFKYSNENSEEQLSEFVFQANTLTREAYEKEIGKFLHVDKYLRWLAGVIFTQNFDGFVHNYALYHNDETNLFEVIPWDYDATWGRDVQGRPLNHEYIRIQGYNTLSARLLDIPVFRKQYRSILEEILEDQFTVSFMRPKVEGLCELIRPYLLQDPYMKEKLETFDQEADMIYEYINKRRKYIQDHLYELD
- a CDS encoding NUDIX hydrolase N-terminal domain-containing protein; the protein is MTIKWIDWVKQIQSITQAGLTYSKDVYDIERFQQLRDISISMMSHYTKTDWEVVEKLFASETGYQTPKVDIRAVVFQNEKLLFVKEKSDGKWALPGGWADVGYTPTEVAAKEVVEETGYEVDHFKLLAIFDKEKHQPSPSATHVYKIFIGCEIIGGEKKTSIETEEVEFFGENELPNLSIARNTEDQIKEMFAYMKDPQKEKLID
- a CDS encoding DedA family protein, with translation MLANIIDQLLQFFASLGYFGVALALMIEVIPSEIVLSYAGFLVADGKISFVGAVIAGTIGGTLAQIFLYWLGYYGGRPVVEKYGKYLLINKHHLDIAEGWFKRYGAGVIFSARFIPVVRHAISIPAGLAKMPLKLFTLYTVVAIIPWSILFIYLGEKLGGNWRQIKEYASDYTHYIIIGAVLFIALYFGLKYLKKKKTTR
- a CDS encoding putative polysaccharide biosynthesis protein — its product is MKGSPFIRGTIFLTMATMISKMLGFIYVIPFTAMVGTSGYVLYTYAYRPYTIMLSIATMGLPLAVSKMVSKYDQLNDYHTVKRVLKSGIVFMFIMGVISCFTLYMLAPHLAKLVIDGNDQTGNSVGAVTTNIRIVSFALILVPVMSLLRGFFQGFQSMGPSALSVVVEQFFRVLTILIGSFVVLYVLKASVSLAVGISTFGAFMGAVGGLTVLSAYYIRRRRHLKKKEMASIPQTTKSFFSLYKELFTYSIPFVVVGLAIPLYQTIDTFTINKLLIQIGYMQGEAEKINAIIGLVQMVVLIPVSVATAFSMSLVPEMTKAYTAGNTKLLYKHFTRTNVLVVAITVPAAIGMIVLAKPVYTLLFGAGNDPEMGRIILQYYAPACILFSLFTVTAAMLQGINQQQKTVLGLVIGIIVKIVLNIVLLPYFDYVSFIISTYAGYTISVGFNLWMLSKYVIKAT
- a CDS encoding magnesium transporter CorA family protein, which gives rise to MLNIYLTDRNGKLQEIEEMQKGCWINVLHPTEEEIQYLVQTLNVDLDFIKDPLDDEERSRIEKEDNNTLIIVDIPTVRHDEEGNSIYDTIPIGMIVMPDCFVTICLEENPIFERFINQRIKEFYTFKKTRFALQLLYTISTYYLRYLKQINRKTIDLEHQLNQSMKNKEIFTLLGLEKSLVYFTTSLKANKIVIQKLMRNSTFLKMYEDDQDLLEDVLIENKQAIEMAEIYSHILSGMMNTFSSVISNNLNSVMKLLTSITIILSLPTMVSSFFGMNVKVPFEGEAHGFVIVLIICVTLSFTLAFVFWKKRYF
- a CDS encoding permease; translated protein: MELFQLPKAFLQMNTIFISILIEALPFVLIGVFISGFIQMFVTEDMVAKWMPKNRFLSVLVATFLGMLFPGCECGIVPIVRRLIGKGVPPYAGIAFMLTGPIINPVVLFATYVAFGSSMHMVWYRSIVAIIVAIIVGIILSFMFREHQLRDDHFPEVNHKRPLRKKMWDVCTHAVEEFFSMGKYLVLGALIAAAVQTFVQTSTLLAIGQGPFSSPAVMMGLAYILSLCSEADAFIASSFQSTFSTASLVAFLVYGPMVDIKNMFMMLATFKTKFVIVVTVTVTLVVYASSLLIYAMGW
- a CDS encoding TIGR03943 family putative permease subunit; its protein translation is MFRAYILLGFTILIAQLHISGNITKYINMKYAYLSTTAAIILGFLTIVQIIVVFQKEHQKEKEKNDCSCDHSHCGHDHSKDENTWWKKAFSYSLFCFPIISGLFFPIATLDSDIVKAKGFHFPVAQAESKDPFMTRQFLRPDTSIYYGKEGYRGVMEKGKKEFVTKDNINLKDEDFLKGMETIYNYPGEFTGKKLSFKGFVFRDDSSKKEQYFLFRFGIIHCVADSGVYGMLVKKPEGVEWKNDDWIQIEGEISTEFYQPFHANIPVLEVTKWNKVEQPKEQYVFRGAD